The genomic DNA CACTCAGCAGCTGATCGGGGTATACCACTCCCACACCCACACCGATGCGAAGCCGTCGCCAACCGACATTCGACAGGCCCCCGATCCAGGGTGGCACTACGTGCTGGTGTCGCTGCGAGATGCCCAGCCGAGCGTCCGGAGCTGGCTGATCGTGGACGGGAAGATCACAGAGGAGCCCGTCGTTCTACAATGGTGACGAAAGAGGTCGACTTTCCCGGTCGTACCCTCTGATCCAAGAGACAGTCTGGAGAGCACTCGTGTCCGTTGATGTTCGACTTCCGACCGTCCTCCGCCCTGCAGCCGGCGGTCAGGCGACGGTGACGGCCGAAGGTGCGACTGTCGGAGAGATCTTCGAGGACCTGGTCCGTCAGCACCCCGGACTCCGGGATCAACTGCTGACCGAGACCGGAGACCTTCACCGCCACCTCAACGTCTTCCTCAACGACGACGACATCCGATACCTGGGAAAGCTCGACGCCAAGGTGGGCGAGTCAGACACGTTGACCCTGATGCCGGCGGTAGCAGGAGGCTCGTGATGGCCCGCTACGAGAGCATCCTCGACCTGATCGGCAACACCCCGATGGTCGACATCAGCGCCCTCAGCCCGAACCCCAGGGTGGCGATCGTCGCCAAACTGGAGGGGTCGAACCCCGGCGGATCGGTAAAGGACCGGGCTGCTAAGGCGATGGTCGAGGAAGCTGAGAAGGATGGGAGCCTCAGGCCTGGCCAACAGATAATCGAGTCGTCCTCAGGCAACACCGGCATCGCACTGGCCATGATCGCCAAGGTCAAGGGGTATCCGCTCAAGATCGTCCTGCCCGAGAACGTCTCTGTGGAGCGCAGACAGCTTCTGGAGGCCTGGGGAGCGGAAATCATCGATTCGCCAGGTTCAGAAGGGTCCAACGGCGCGATGCGGCGGGCACAGCAACTGGCGGCCGAGCACCCTGACTGGTGGTTCCCTTACCAGTACGCCAACCCCGCAAATCCCAAGACCCACTACGAGAGCACCGGTCCTGAGATTTGGCGAGACTGTCCCGAGGTAACCCACTTCATCGCCGGCTTGGGCACGGCTGGAACGCTCATGGGCGTTGGCCGCTTCTTGAAGGAGCAAAATCCCGAGATCCAGGTCTGGGCGGTTCAGCCGCCAGCCGGGGAATTGGTCGACGGACTGAAGAACCTCGACGAAGGCTTCATCCCACCGGTCTTCACTGACAATGACGGCTTCGCTCTCTTAGACCGGAGCAAGGTGGTCGGCCCGCGGGAGAGTGTTGAGTGGACTCGGAAGCTGGCTGAGGTTGGCATATTCGCCGGGATTTCTTCCGGAGCGATCATGGCCGCAGCAGTCAAGTGTGCTCAGGAGATCGACGAAGGAGTAATCGTCACAATCGTCTGTGACGGGGGTTGGAAGTATCTCTCGACTGGGGCTTGGACCGGTGACCTTGACGAAGTCACCGAGAGGGCGAAGCGGGTCATCTACTTCTGATCGTCCTGGCTGCTGATCTCCACCGGTAGGCTCTCGCTGGCATGGATGACCGGCCAATTGGCGTGTTCGACAGCGGCTTTGGCGGACTCACTGTCGCAAGAGCCGTAATCGACTTATTGCCCGCCGAAGACCTCGTCTATATCGGCGACACCGCTCGGTATCCGTACGGCCCAAGGGCTCTCGAAGAGGTGCGCCAGTTCTCCGCCCAGATCTGTAGAAAGCTCGTCGAAGATCACGACGTCAAACTCATCGTTGCGGCATGCAACACGGCGGCGGCTGCTGGACTAGACGAGGTTAGATCCGAGTTTGCGCTTCCGGTCCTCACGGTGGTCGAGCCAGGTCTGCGGGCGACTCTTCAGGCAACTGTGTCGCGGAGGATCGGAGTGATTGGCACGGTGGGGACTATCTCCTCTGGGGCTTATCAGAAGGCGCTTCGTGAACTGGATCCGGAGGGATCCGCGCAACTGACGTGTTCAGCTTGTCCGGGCTTCGTCGAGTTCGTCGAACGCGGTGACACAAATTCTGATCAGGTCTACGTGCTCGCGGAACGCCTGCTGGCTCCCATTCGGGACGCGAAGGTCGATGCGCTTCTGCTCGGGTGCACCCATTATCCCTTCCTCGCACGGACGATCAGTGACGTCGTGGGACGGGAGGTCGTTCTAGTTAGTTCCGCGGATGAGACCGCGTTCGAACTGCGTTCCTTCCTCGACGATCAAGGGCTAGCGACCAGTTCGCGATCGCCAGGTACGCACACCTGGATCTCGTCTGGAGACGTTCAGATATTCCGCGCGCTGGGGCAGCGATTGATGGGCCCTGAAATCGACAAGGTTGAATCGTGGGATCCGAATCACTAACGGTTACGGTTCTCGGCTGCGACGGTTCGTTTCCCGGTCCTGCTGGAGCGTGCAGCGGATACCTGGTCCGCGCGTGCCGGACAAACCTCTGGCTCGATGCCGGATCGGGAACTATGTCGAATCTCCAACGCCATATCAAGCTCGAGGACATCGACGCGATTGTGCTGACACATCAGCACCCCGATCACTGGACCGACCTAGAGGGACTGGCGATCGCCTACAAATGGTTTCTGGCGATAGAAGGCCGACCCGTTTTCGCACCACACGGGCTCCGAGATCTAATGAACGTTGGTGTCGCCGCTGACATCTTCTCCTGGCGAACCATCGATGAAGGTGGCGTTGCTAAAGTCGGCGACCTGAAGTTGTCATTTTCCCGCACAGACCACTCGGTTCCAACGTTCGCCACCCGGGTCGATTGTGGGGGGCGAAGCCTCGGCTACTCGGCAGACACCGGCGCGAAGTGGAGTTTCCAGTCGCTTGGAGAAGGACTGAACCTCGCGCTCTGCGAGGCTTCCTTCCTTTGTGACAAGGAAGGAACTGTGCAGCATCTCAGCGCTCGCCAGGCAGGGGCAACAGCTTCGGAAGCCAATGTGGAGCGCCTGGTTATAACCCACTTGAGTCCCGGGATCGATCGCCATGCGGCTCGCTTGGAGGCGGAAAGGTCATTTGGCCGACCTGTCGAAGTCGCGACGATCGGAGTCACCTATGAGGTGTGAACATGCGGAGTGATGGGAGAGAGCCGGACGATCTTCGACCGGTCGAGTTCGTGAGGGACTACACCATTTTCTCTGCCGGCTCGGTGCTCATCAGGATGGGACGGACAGTCGTCCTATGCACGGCATCCGTCGCCGACGAAGTTCCTCGCTGGATGAAGAATACCGGTCGGGGATGGGTGACAGCTGAGTACTCGATGCTTCCCGGCTCCTCGCCGGAACGGGTTGATCGGGAAGCGGCTCGCGGTCGGCAATCTGGTAGGACTCAAGAGATTCAACGTCTGATCGGTCGGTCTCTGCGCGCGGTCACAGACCTCAACGCCATGGGTGAAGTTCAAGTCACCGTCGACTGCGACGTCCTCCAGGCCGATGGCGGGACCCGAACCGCGAGCATTTGTGGCGCATATGTCGCCCTGCACGACGCCTTCTCGCGGTTACAGGCCTCGGGACGGGTGCGCTCACATCCGGTTCGCGAGGCATGCGGAGCTGTGTCCGTCGGTGTCGTCGACGCCCTTCCGATGCTCGATCTGGCCTATGACGAAGACAGCAGGGCAGAGGTCGACATGAACGTGGTGATGACGTCGTCTGGAAGGTTCGTGGAGGTGCAGGGAACAGCGGAAGGCCAGCCGTTTACTAAGGGTGAACTTGAGGACCTCTTGTCGCTCGCTGAGCATGGCATCGCTTCGCTCCTCGAGGCCCAAGAAAAGGTCCTGTCCGTACCGCCTTCACCGCTCCCTTGACGGAGTTCGTCCTCGCGACCGCTAACCCTGACAAGGCCAGGGAGATCGCGGAGATCCTCGCTGATGGCATTAGCTTGACGCTCCGTCCCGCCGATCTCCCCGAGGTTGACGAAACAGGCAGCACTCTCCTCGAGAACGCCAGGCTCAAGGCGCAAACCGTCGTTCGGGCGACTCGCAAGCCGGCACTGGCGGACGATACGGGACTGGAGGTGGATGCGCTTGGCGGGGAGCCCGGTGTGAGGTCGGCTCGTTACGCAGGTGAGGGTGCTTCGTACCAGGACAACGTCACCAAGCTCCTGGGTGAGCTCGCGTCTGTCCCAGAGCCTCGGCTGGCTCGGTTCCGCACAGTTGCCATCGCCGTTTACCCCGGCGGTCGGGAAGCGGTCGCAGAAGGGGTCGTTCCGGGACACATCGCCAGGCAGCGCCACGGCGCACGGGGTTTCGGATACGACTCGGTATTCGTTCCGCTGGATGGGGATGGCCGGACATATGCGGAGATGGCGCCTGAGGAGAAGAATCGGATCTCCCATCGGGGGGCGGCATTTAGATCGCTACGGGAGCAGCTTCTGGCACCCTGACCCAACCGCATCGGATCGGCGAGCGGTACGCCGCAATCATTGGGCTCTGTGGGAGTATGGCCCTGGAGTTGTTCATGGCAGACAAAGTCCCACGCGTGCTTCCGCCGCCTCCCAGGGGTTGGCCTCGATCAACCGTACGACTGTGTCTGTGACGACCGGGTTCAGCGCCGACGACTCCTCGGTGCCTGACCCGTCCGCCGGCGATTCCTCCAGACACGACGATGTCTCGGACGGGCCTGCTGGTCACCGTCGCCGTCGACTGAGACGTTTGCTTCCTTCGCCGGTCTGGCACATCGGCCGCTTGTTGATCCTGGCGCTGCTGATCGAGTACCTCGTGGTGCCGCAGTTAGCCGGACCAAAG from Acidimicrobiales bacterium includes the following:
- a CDS encoding ubiquitin-like small modifier protein 1; translated protein: MSVDVRLPTVLRPAAGGQATVTAEGATVGEIFEDLVRQHPGLRDQLLTETGDLHRHLNVFLNDDDIRYLGKLDAKVGESDTLTLMPAVAGGS
- a CDS encoding MBL fold metallo-hydrolase, with protein sequence MGSESLTVTVLGCDGSFPGPAGACSGYLVRACRTNLWLDAGSGTMSNLQRHIKLEDIDAIVLTHQHPDHWTDLEGLAIAYKWFLAIEGRPVFAPHGLRDLMNVGVAADIFSWRTIDEGGVAKVGDLKLSFSRTDHSVPTFATRVDCGGRSLGYSADTGAKWSFQSLGEGLNLALCEASFLCDKEGTVQHLSARQAGATASEANVERLVITHLSPGIDRHAARLEAERSFGRPVEVATIGVTYEV
- the rdgB gene encoding RdgB/HAM1 family non-canonical purine NTP pyrophosphatase; the encoded protein is MTEFVLATANPDKAREIAEILADGISLTLRPADLPEVDETGSTLLENARLKAQTVVRATRKPALADDTGLEVDALGGEPGVRSARYAGEGASYQDNVTKLLGELASVPEPRLARFRTVAIAVYPGGREAVAEGVVPGHIARQRHGARGFGYDSVFVPLDGDGRTYAEMAPEEKNRISHRGAAFRSLREQLLAP
- the murI gene encoding glutamate racemase, giving the protein MDDRPIGVFDSGFGGLTVARAVIDLLPAEDLVYIGDTARYPYGPRALEEVRQFSAQICRKLVEDHDVKLIVAACNTAAAAGLDEVRSEFALPVLTVVEPGLRATLQATVSRRIGVIGTVGTISSGAYQKALRELDPEGSAQLTCSACPGFVEFVERGDTNSDQVYVLAERLLAPIRDAKVDALLLGCTHYPFLARTISDVVGREVVLVSSADETAFELRSFLDDQGLATSSRSPGTHTWISSGDVQIFRALGQRLMGPEIDKVESWDPNH
- the rph gene encoding ribonuclease PH is translated as MRSDGREPDDLRPVEFVRDYTIFSAGSVLIRMGRTVVLCTASVADEVPRWMKNTGRGWVTAEYSMLPGSSPERVDREAARGRQSGRTQEIQRLIGRSLRAVTDLNAMGEVQVTVDCDVLQADGGTRTASICGAYVALHDAFSRLQASGRVRSHPVREACGAVSVGVVDALPMLDLAYDEDSRAEVDMNVVMTSSGRFVEVQGTAEGQPFTKGELEDLLSLAEHGIASLLEAQEKVLSVPPSPLP
- a CDS encoding cysteine synthase family protein is translated as MARYESILDLIGNTPMVDISALSPNPRVAIVAKLEGSNPGGSVKDRAAKAMVEEAEKDGSLRPGQQIIESSSGNTGIALAMIAKVKGYPLKIVLPENVSVERRQLLEAWGAEIIDSPGSEGSNGAMRRAQQLAAEHPDWWFPYQYANPANPKTHYESTGPEIWRDCPEVTHFIAGLGTAGTLMGVGRFLKEQNPEIQVWAVQPPAGELVDGLKNLDEGFIPPVFTDNDGFALLDRSKVVGPRESVEWTRKLAEVGIFAGISSGAIMAAAVKCAQEIDEGVIVTIVCDGGWKYLSTGAWTGDLDEVTERAKRVIYF